A single window of Venturia canescens isolate UGA chromosome 3, ASM1945775v1, whole genome shotgun sequence DNA harbors:
- the LOC122407515 gene encoding enhancer of split malpha protein-like, which produces MAATMSHVFECENELNDNLYNLKMSNNNKTSSVRRVRKILKPLLRLLKKKSSKIAKHQKAEPQSEIFTEEVDNQNNSNEALEQRLLAGLQEAEEGAAITVCLDGQMTVVPVVPGQCYVPVHFAHTHAGDFYWTTLSLADSDLCYKERAFSLNQLPEMQVA; this is translated from the coding sequence ATGGCCGCGACCATGAGCCACGTGTTCGAGTGCGAGAACGAGTTGAACGACAATCTCTACAATCTCAAGATGTCAAACAACAACAAGACATCGAGCGTACGTCGAGTACGGAAGATTCTGAAGCCACTTCTGCGACTGCTGAAAAAGAAGAGCAGCAAAATCGCGAAGCACCAGAAAGCCGAGCCCCAGTCGGAAATCTTCACCGAGGAAGTCGACAACCAGAACAACTCGAACGAGGCTTTGGAACAGCGACTGTTGGCTGGTCTCCAGGAAGCTGAGGAAGGCGCTGCCATCACCGTCTGCCTCGACGGGCAAATGACAGTTGTCCCGGTCGTTCCTGGACAGTGCTACGTTCCCGTCCACTTCGCCCACACCCACGCCGGTGACTTCTACTGGACAACACTCTCCTTGGCCGACAGTGATCTCTGCTACAAGGAACGAGCTTTCTCCCTCAACCAACTGCCCGAGATGCAAGTTGCTTGA